In Dolichospermum flos-aquae CCAP 1403/13F, the following proteins share a genomic window:
- a CDS encoding serine/threonine-protein kinase, producing the protein MSYCVNPTCPDPKNSASVQTCQACGSQLLLRDRFRPMKPIAQGGFGATFLAIEEKLPGKAPCVIKQLRPSSTTPYILKMARELFAREAETLGKIGNHPQIPRLLDYFEDNNQFYLVQEYVSGFTLQQEVKKNGVYSETGVRQFLSEIMPLLQYIHEQQVIHRDLKPANLIRRSQDARLVLIDFGAVKNQFSQVTTSQLEQSALTAYAIGTPGFAPPEQMAMRPVYASDIYAVGVTCIYLLTAKIPKDLEYNPTTGDMMWEHLVDISDHLTNVLKKMLEVTVRNRYQVAQDVLKALDMEPYLDSLAQGLLSKPSGSASTQNNSNSGIDSINYTRANNDGVAKLAASIRARKDKTPGGMEWKHGQTQGGEFASKSAPKSAARDVNYHGDPFAARTLDSQSLIAAYEKGRRDFAGYNFIRLIVVNSNLSAANFYAAQFHKSNFQGTNLHNTDFGRASLKEANFKDADLSKAYFSNADLEAADLSGANLSRAYLSQANLRGANLSGANLTGAKITDDQLAVAKTNWLTVRPNGKRGLF; encoded by the coding sequence ATGAGCTACTGCGTAAATCCGACTTGTCCCGATCCCAAAAATTCAGCATCTGTTCAAACTTGTCAAGCTTGTGGCTCGCAATTATTGTTGCGTGATCGCTTTCGGCCGATGAAACCAATTGCTCAAGGTGGTTTTGGGGCAACATTTTTAGCAATAGAAGAAAAGCTGCCAGGGAAAGCTCCTTGTGTAATTAAGCAATTACGTCCATCAAGTACGACTCCGTACATATTAAAAATGGCACGGGAGCTATTTGCCAGAGAAGCGGAAACTTTAGGTAAGATCGGTAATCATCCGCAAATACCCAGGCTGCTGGACTATTTTGAAGATAACAATCAATTTTATTTAGTTCAAGAATATGTGAGCGGTTTTACTCTCCAGCAAGAAGTGAAAAAAAATGGAGTTTATAGTGAAACCGGAGTCAGACAATTTTTAAGTGAAATCATGCCCTTGCTGCAATATATCCACGAGCAACAGGTAATTCACCGTGATCTTAAACCAGCTAACTTAATTCGTCGTTCTCAAGATGCCAGATTGGTACTAATTGATTTTGGTGCTGTCAAAAACCAATTTAGTCAAGTCACAACCAGTCAATTAGAACAATCAGCTTTAACAGCTTATGCGATAGGGACTCCTGGTTTTGCACCCCCAGAACAAATGGCGATGCGTCCGGTTTATGCCAGTGATATCTATGCAGTAGGAGTGACTTGTATTTATTTGCTGACTGCCAAAATTCCTAAAGATTTAGAATACAATCCCACCACAGGGGACATGATGTGGGAGCATCTGGTAGACATCAGCGACCATTTGACCAATGTATTGAAAAAAATGTTGGAGGTAACAGTACGCAATCGCTATCAGGTAGCACAAGACGTACTCAAAGCTTTGGACATGGAGCCATATTTAGATAGTTTAGCCCAAGGATTACTATCCAAACCCTCCGGCTCTGCATCAACACAGAACAATTCAAATTCTGGTATTGATTCTATTAATTATACTCGTGCTAACAATGATGGTGTAGCAAAATTAGCTGCATCTATTCGAGCTAGAAAAGACAAGACACCAGGAGGAATGGAATGGAAACATGGACAAACTCAGGGTGGAGAATTTGCATCTAAATCAGCCCCAAAATCAGCAGCTAGAGATGTAAATTATCATGGTGATCCATTCGCTGCGCGAACATTAGATTCCCAAAGTCTAATAGCAGCCTATGAAAAAGGACGACGAGATTTTGCTGGCTACAATTTTATTCGCTTGATTGTGGTTAATTCTAACTTATCAGCAGCTAATTTTTATGCTGCTCAATTTCATAAATCCAATTTTCAAGGAACTAATCTTCACAATACCGACTTTGGGAGAGCAAGTTTAAAAGAAGCAAATTTCAAAGATGCGGATTTAAGCAAGGCTTATTTTAGTAATGCTGATTTAGAAGCAGCAGACCTCAGCGGTGCAAACCTCAGCCGAGCTTATCTCAGTCAAGCTAATCTGCGGGGAGCTAATTTGTCTGGAGCTAATCTTACTGGTGCTAAAATAACTGATGACCAATTGGCTGTAGCTAAGACCAATTGGCTCACAGTGCGTCCAAATGGGAAACGGGGTTTGTTTTAA